TAACAACCTTATAATTTCACTGGGGGGCGGGCAATTTATATTAAAGTGATCATGAAATCTTTCCCCAAGCCCCCCCCCCTCGACCAAAGCCTTCCCCCCCCCCCGCGGCCCCCCCCCATTCCCCCCCCCCCCCGGCAACTTTTTATACGACAATCCATTAACCGCTCCCGCTGATCGCCGCGTACGCGACCCCGAGCACGCCGTCGCCTTCACCACCGCCGTACCTGTCGGTGGCGCCGGCTACGGAAAACGGCGGTGCAAGGTGGTACTCAAAGAACCGCACGCGCGCGCGGCGTGAGCCCGGGTGAACCCGGTGAGTCACACGCCGCGCGCTTGCAGAGACTTGACTCAGACTGGCGGCCCGCGTTGCGGGTGCGAGAGTAGCCAGGGTAGCGGTAAGTCGCTCCGCAATACTCCAAGAGATCTACATACGGAGCAGCGTATGAATATTGCACAAATCACCAGGGTCTTCGCGGTTGCGCTGGTCGTGGTCCTGACCGCAACCGGCCTGTGGGCCACTGGCGCGGAAGAGGCACCGGCAGCGGCCGCCGACAAGGAGTATGTGACCGACCCCACCACCGGCAAGGTGGTGGTGGCGCCACAGTACGGCGGGACGATCACCTTCGTCGACAACGGGTCCGCGGGTACGGTCACCGACTACTACGTGAGTGGGGCTGGGCCAAAGAACGTCCAGCTCTTCATGGAGAAGCTGGGTATTGCGAACTGGGCAATAGATCGGGACGTATGGCCCTATAACACACAGCACATCCCTGACTTTGCCTTGACCGGGCGGCTGGCGGAAAGCTGGGAGCAACCCGACCTGGACACCATTATCTTCAAAATCCGGCAGGGCGTGCACTGGCATGACAAGCCACCGATGAACGGTCGGGAGCTGACCGCCGCGGACGTCGAATGGAGCTTTCATCGCCTGCTGGGACTGGGCAGCGGCTTCACCGAACCCGCCCCAACGGTCTGGGCTCTGCCCCAATTCAGAACCAAGTCGGTAACCGCAACCGACCAGTATACGGTTGTTTTCGAGCTGGACCTGCCAGCCCCCTGGGCGCTGAATCGGATCCTCCGTGGAGATAACACCGCCATACTGCCGCGCGAGGTAATCGAGCAATACGGCGACTATAATGATTGGCGGAACGTGGTCGGCACCGGACCCTTCATGCTGACTGACCACGTCGAGGGCACCTCCTGGACCTACGTCAAGAATCCCGACTACTGGGGCTATGACGAAAAGTACCCGGACAACCGGCTGCCCTATGTTGACGAGATACAACGCCTGATATCGAAGGAACAAGCCACCATTCTGGCGATGATGAGAACGGGAAAGGCTGATTACATCGGTTACGGCGGCGACACGCAGATTACTTCAATCGATGCGGCAACGAGCCTGCAGGAGACCAACCCGGACCTGAACCTGTGGCCATACTCATACCGTGCGGAGACGGCTATGGCCTTCAACACGCAGATATCGCCCTGGAACGACATCAGGGTACGCCGCGCAATACAGATGGCAATCGACCTTGAGACGATTAACCGGACCTATCACCAGGGTTGGGCAAATCCGGCCGCTGCAGCGGCTCTAGGGGACGCCATGGTCGGGTATGTCACTCCATTTGAAGAGTGGCCCGACGATCTCAAGGGATACTATACCTATGACCCGGAACGGGCAGAAGCTTTGCTTGACGAGGCTGGATATCCGCGCGGCGCCGACGGCATTCGATTCGAAACAGTCTACGGTCACTTGGATCGCGGCGACTTCGATTTGGACTATTTCCAGATAGTCATGGAGTACTTGCGTGCCATTGGTATTGATATCGAGGTGGAGAAACTTCCGGTGGCGCAGTGGCGGTCTTATATTAATGACCATCTGGGGGAAGGTCTGTTTCTTGCCGTACACAACGCCGACTACATAACCGCAATAGACGTTTTTTACTCGACCAATGGATGGAACCCATCCAACGTCAACGACCCGGTTTTTGACGCCACAATGGACGCCTTCCGAGCCGCTACTGCAACCGAGGAGCAGCAGAGGCTGGTGCGGGAAGCAGTTATGCGCATAGCGGAGCAGCACTGGACCATAGCGGGACCGAGAGTTCCAAGTTTCATCGTCACCCAACCCTGGCTGGTGGGTTACAGCGGTGAAGTCGAGCTGGGGGAAATGGACCGCGCGATCATACTTTCCCGCCTCTGGATCGACCAGGATCTGAAGGCGGAAATGGGCTCGTGAGGAACTCGTCGTAGACGATCCGCAGTGGACTCCGCCCTTTTTGGGCGGGGTCCACGAATCCCACGAGACCCACGGAAGGGGCGGGAGCGTTGCGCTTTCCGGCTCCCATTTAGTACGAGGATATGAGAGCCTACATCATCCGGCGGCTGCTGCTGGTCATCCCCACGCTGCTCATATTGAGCATCCTGGTGTTTCTCTCGGTCCGCTTCATCCCGGGCGATGTAATAGATGCGATGTTTGGTGACCTGCAATACATGAGTGTGGGTATCGACCGTGCAGCGTTCGAGCGCCGGCTGGGACTGGACGTGCCGGTGTACGTGCAGTACGGACGCTGGATAGGGGGTGTTTTCCTGCACGGCACGCTGGGCGAATCACTGATGTACGGTTGGCCGGTAGAGGAGAAGTTGCTCGGCAGATTGCCGTTGACCATGCAGCTTGGCGTCATGGCAATCGTAATCGGGCTGTTGATCGCCCTCCCCGTCGGCATCTACTCGGCGATTCGCCAGGATACCGCTGCCGACTACCTGGGGCGCTCCAT
The Spirochaetaceae bacterium genome window above contains:
- a CDS encoding ABC transporter substrate-binding protein, whose amino-acid sequence is MNIAQITRVFAVALVVVLTATGLWATGAEEAPAAAADKEYVTDPTTGKVVVAPQYGGTITFVDNGSAGTVTDYYVSGAGPKNVQLFMEKLGIANWAIDRDVWPYNTQHIPDFALTGRLAESWEQPDLDTIIFKIRQGVHWHDKPPMNGRELTAADVEWSFHRLLGLGSGFTEPAPTVWALPQFRTKSVTATDQYTVVFELDLPAPWALNRILRGDNTAILPREVIEQYGDYNDWRNVVGTGPFMLTDHVEGTSWTYVKNPDYWGYDEKYPDNRLPYVDEIQRLISKEQATILAMMRTGKADYIGYGGDTQITSIDAATSLQETNPDLNLWPYSYRAETAMAFNTQISPWNDIRVRRAIQMAIDLETINRTYHQGWANPAAAAALGDAMVGYVTPFEEWPDDLKGYYTYDPERAEALLDEAGYPRGADGIRFETVYGHLDRGDFDLDYFQIVMEYLRAIGIDIEVEKLPVAQWRSYINDHLGEGLFLAVHNADYITAIDVFYSTNGWNPSNVNDPVFDATMDAFRAATATEEQQRLVREAVMRIAEQHWTIAGPRVPSFIVTQPWLVGYSGEVELGEMDRAIILSRLWIDQDLKAEMGS